Proteins encoded within one genomic window of Oryza brachyantha chromosome 7, ObraRS2, whole genome shotgun sequence:
- the LOC102705088 gene encoding novel plant SNARE 13: MASDVPMSPELEQVDGEIQDIFRALQNGFQKMDKIKDSNRQSKQLEDLTGKMRECKRLIKEFDRILKEDEKNNSADVNKQLNDKKQLMIKELNSYVTLRKTYQSSLGNKRIELFDTGNDQVAEDNNVQMASEMSNQQLMDAGRKQMDQTDQVIERSKKVVAQTVEVGSQTAAALTQQTEQMKRIGNELDSVHFSLKKASQMVKEIGRQVATDKCIMAFLFLIVCGVIAIIVVKIVNPHNKNIRDIPGLAPPAQNRKLLSIESFGSL, translated from the exons ATGGCGAGCGACGTGCCCATGAGCCCCGAGCTGGAGCAGGTCGACGGCGAGATCCAGGACATCTTCCGCGCGCTCCA GAATGGGTTCCAGAAGATGGACAAGATCAAGGACTCCAACAGGCAGTCCAAGCAGCTGGAGGATCTCACCGGGAAGATGAGGGAGTGCAAGCG CTTAATCAAAGAATTTGATCGCATTCTCAAAGAGGACGAGAAAAATAACTCGGCTGATGTCAACAAGCAGCTCAATGATAAGAAGCAGCTGATG ATCAAAGAGTTGAATTCCTATGTTACATTGAGGAAAAC GTACCAAAGCAGCTTGGGTAATAAGAGGATTGAGCTATTTGACACTGGCAACGATCAGGTGGCTGAGGACAACAATGTTCAAATGGCATCAG AAATGTCAAATCAACAACTCATGGATGCTGGAAGAAAACAGATGGACCAAACAGACCAAGTTATTGAACGTTCGAAAAAG GTTGTTGCACAAACTGTTGAAGTTGGATCTCAAACTGCTGCAGCTCTAACACAACAA acAGAGCAAATGAAGAGAATTGGCAATGAGCTAGACTCGGttcatttttcattaaagAAGGCTAGTCAAATGGTGAAAGAGATTGGTCGCCAG GTTGCAACCGACAAATGCATCATGGCATTCCTATTCCTGATAGTTTGTGGTGTGATTGCAATCATTGTTGTTAAG ATTGTCAACCCTCACAACAAGAACATCAGAGACATCCCGGGACTGGCACCACCTGCGCAGAACAGGAAGCTCTTGTCCATAGAATCTTTCGGCAGCCTCTGA
- the LOC102704906 gene encoding serine/threonine-protein kinase haspin homolog, with protein sequence MATRQGAAAHTPRPGPPAAAEKPSTPSGHHAGGGGELWSEILASGGGGGGGGGAGHIGVVYARRRAREASRRRDVDARSVAAGDCENRPSFAPSKRTSWNRSLSIRGRESIFFAPGTKLQPQQNPCRAQKRPPKPGNRVKRTLGGAPDLRKEKTYFEEVDVFELMEESPSPKNFSTWTREMEQNYVVHDLSAILERWKISKIANFVASKPLFDIIETPLLPSVQSNFTLNDSYRTPEKDRGSRTNPTRRTIPSEFTGNSLKTIVSETSIISSFRELNIKEETNDANISSLSAEAMTAFAQLLLVCSQSAPVTLAEAFSTYCTPGSIVKLGEGTFGEAFRAGSTVCKVVPFDGTSLVNGETQKKAEEVLEEVLLCLTLNNLRADRGDNVKENSCHGFIETKDFWVCQGPYDPSLICAWEDWDAKWESENDHPNEFSNEQCYIVFVQADGGRDLEKFALLDYNEARSLLVQVTVSLAVAESACEFEHRDLHWGNILLDRDETQDKNHKMGFTLQGKKMCTRTFGLNVSIIDFTLSRINTGDAILFLDLSADPVLFEGPKRDKQAETYRKMKQITHDYWEGSFPKTNVVWLIYLVDIVLQKRYSTFTSKDDRELRAFKKRLAKYDSARDCLADSFFSDLLSEEDSQQSAAGSVS encoded by the exons ATGGCCACTCGAcaaggcgcggcggcgcacacGCCCAGGCCCGGCCCCCCTGCCGCCGCGGAGAAGCCCTCTACGCCGTCCGGGCACcacgcaggcggcggcggcgagctgtgGTCTGAGATCTTGGCcagcggcgggggcgggggcgggggcggaggcgcgggCCACATCGGAGTGGTgtacgcgcggcggcgggcgcgggaggcgTCGAGACGGAGGGACGTGGATGC AAGAAGCGTTGCGGCTGGCGACTGCGAGAACAGGCCGAGCTTTGCGCCGAGCAAGAGGACTAGCTGGAACCGATCGCTCTCCATAAG AGGACGggaaagtatattttttgctccTGGAACAAAACTTCAACCTCAACAGAATCCTTGCAGAGCACAGAAACGACCACCAAAACCGGGTAACCGAGTG AAGAGAACTTTGGGGGGGGCTCCCGActtaaggaaagaaaagacatATTTTGAAGAAGTTGATGTTTTTGAACTGATGGAGGAAAGCCCTTCACCCAAGAACTTCAGCACATGGACGAGAGAAATGGAGCAGAACTACGTTGTGCATGATCTGTCTGCAATATTGGAGAGGTGGAAAATCTCAAAGATTGCAAATTTTGTGGCATCAAAGCCCTTGTTTGATATCATCGAGACCCCACTTCTACCATCAGTCCAAAGCAACTTTACTCTTAATGACAGTTATAGAACCCCTGAAAAGGACAGGGGGTCAAGAACAAATCCTACGAGAAGAACAATCCCTTCAGAGTTCACCGGTAATAGTTTAAAGACCATTGTGAGCGAAACCAGCATCATTTCATCCTTTAGGGAGCTTAACATCAAGGAAGAAACCAATGATGCAAACATTTCATCATTGAGTGCCGAAGCAATGACTGCCTTTGCTCAACTACTCCTGGTTTGCAGTCAATCTGCACCTGTAACCCTGGCCGAAGCTTTTTCCACTTACTG TACACCAGGCAGCATTGTGAAGCTTGGTGAAGGAACATTCGGCGAGGCCTTCAGAGCTGGTAGTACTGTCTGTAAAGTGGTTCCCTTTGATGGGACATCACTAGTTAATGGAGAGACACAAAAg AAAGCGGAAGAAGTTCTTGAGGAAGTTTTGCTTTGTCTAACACTTAATAATCTGAGAGCAGACAGGGGTGATAATGTGAAAGAAAATTCATGCCATGGTTTTATTGAGACAAAAGA TTTTTGGGTTTGTCAAGGTCCATATGACCCTTCACTTATTTGTGCTTGGGAAGATTGGGATGCCAAATGGGAATCGGAGAATGACCATCCAAATGAATTTTCAAATGAACAA TGCTATATTGTCTTTGTGCAAGCTGATGGTGGGAGAGATCTTGAAAAATTTGCTTTGCTTGACTACAATGAAGCTCGCAGTTTACTGGTTCAA GTCACTGTTTCTTTAGCTGTAGCTGAAAGTGCATGCGAATTTGAACATCGAGATTTGCACTG GGGTAACATTCTATTGGATCGAGATGAAACGCAAGATAAGAATCATAAAATGGGCTTCACTCTTCAAGGGAAAAAGATGTGTACTAGAACTTTTGGTTTGAACGTCTCAATAATTGATTTTACGCTTTCTCGGATCAATACAG GTGATGCCATTCTCTTTCTAGACCTGTCAGCGGACCCTGTCTTGTTTGAAGGACCAAAACGAGATAAGCAG GCAGAAACATATCGGAAAATGAAGCAGATTACCCATGATTATTGGGAGGGCAG CTTCCCAAAGACAAATGTCGTATGGCTAATCTATCTTGTTGATATCGTGCTACAGAAGAGATACTCC ACATTTACGTCCAAGGACGACAGGGAGCTTCGAGCTTTTAAGAAACGCCTGGCCAAGTATGATTCCGCTCGAGATTGTCTCGCTGATTCTTTCTTCAGTGACCTGCTGTCCGAGGAGGATTCACAGCAATCTGCAGCTGGATCCGTGAGCTGA
- the LOC102705179 gene encoding dirigent protein 5-like, translating into MQARIATIFVFLLSLSSASVAHGRRSSSRRLVMSHGDEPCEKMRLYFHDILYDVSNSTANSTSAVVAKPTALLQATMNASVFGTMMVFDDPMTEGKALPPALEETAVRAQGLYFYDQRRAPSDAWFAFSVVFNSTERRGTLSVMGADIVAEETRDLSVVGGTGDFFMARGVATLRGDAVEGFKYFRLQMDIKLYECYA; encoded by the coding sequence ATGCAGGCTCGGATCGCTACCATCTTCGTCTTCCTGCTCAGCCTCAGCTCGGCGAGCGTCGCGCATGgccgccggagcagcagcaggaggctCGTCATGAGCCACGGCGACGAGCCGTGCGAGAAGATGAGGCTCTACTTCCACGACATCCTCTACGACGTCAGCAACAGCACGGCGAACTCGACGTCGGCGGTGGTCGCCAAGCCGACGGCGCTGCTGCAGGCGACGATGAACGCCTCCGTGTTCGGCACGATGATGGTGTTCGACGACCCGATGACGGAGGGGaaggcgctgccgccggcgctggaGGAGACGGCGGTGCGCGCGCAGGGGCTCTACTTCTACGACCAGAGGCGGGCGCCCTCCGACGCGTGGTTCGCCTTCTCCGTCGTCTTCAACTCCACGGAGCGCCGCGGCACGCTCAGCGTCATGGGCGCCGACATCGTCGCCGAGGAGACGAGGGACCTCTCCGTCGTGGGCGGCACCGGCGACTTCTTCATGGCGCGCGGCGTCGCCACGCTccgcggcgacgccgtcgaggGGTTCAAATACTTCCGGCTGCAGATGGACATCAAGCTCTACGAATGCTACGCCTGA
- the LOC102705454 gene encoding kinesin-like protein KIN-12E: MAGHGAGRRASTSRALMARRADPETNENDDLAAPSPTAVAGAALPFMLPPRSPLAAIADPGRNPRSAPATPKSLAGTPRACRDRTSSIGTSSRRAFDLRDLAAAEVPVEVPYFELDEDPAFWKDRNVQVLIRIRPISAAESTAHGQRRCLVQDSSKTLSWTGHPETMFTFDHVACETISQEKLFRVVGCPMVENCMSGYNGCLFAYGQTGSGKTYTMMGELSKLGNELSKDSGLTPRIFEYLFARIKEEEERRREDKLKYICKCSFLEIYNEQITDLLEPSSTNLQIREDIKKGVYVENLMECSVSSVKDVMMLLLQGVANRKMAATNMNSESSRSHSVFTCVIESHWERDSMTHLRFGRLNLVDLAGSERQKSSGAEGERLKEAANINRSLSTLGLVIMTLVDVANGKNRHVPYRDSRLTFLLQDSLGGNSKTTIVANVSPSICSSSETLSTLKFAQRAKMIQNNAKVNEDASGDIMALQRQIENLKDQLTCLKKQQNVPGSPSFQLLKSGYDNEFNSLGGVDDQSACDLDLLKQKVSHLEDVLVGSLRREKSAETEMRKLECEIKRLNRMVNLMESDARQLRMTVKLRDEKIRRLDLLAENLISSDGYLMDENAAMFQEIQLLQEQINDNSQLAQFALENKRLIEQVRTLEKFCKQGEREMLLTEISLLRNHFLHILEQKYARPPKNIDAQGDVIIKELNTCRKELDACLENNVLLAREVNKLRCELKQYQNCSTDQVASDVKESSVTPRTSHMQHDQAGWCSSYLDSIDVEKQFMDAGTSTDITESLELNPPSEIYSESQESPSHLHFSDWERCDLKDSTKVQEHGGVLSQSFSSTHCPSHNLLDKGIVLNGQLENKCGSDFVERDGTSRVNENAAKACVHDETSLYHQNEILRSSEQLLQDELAYIKSINGGLREKLVIMAEESTKLSEIIVAKDVEITTLSEEWESAIVDLTSFLTDGCKSLDDAYQNIDNMISSFPQNNHSVSEHVEKAMKVSIKKEKIIYRLQSELQAAQRMGREVKEKLHILRGATLAITEAQLFDSAESQEALKPLDLTHQKDCVVQEQKCKMKPKSCLFAEEAEEFSCLAFHLPDNVGTAEVTQYRDGSVVNQANTLCQSKLEDVLHLVEDKSNKVLALFSNFEEAQETMEEAETMLSSLLKANEELKLEKDNCRQAVELLLVEKTSLINDLQELETSNSFTALRYDKLHEQVNECVAEMTNLATIIKESFHQIQRITTVELFAFCSEVINFGQDLRKWVYESRSYLINMGALLEEQGNYHTEQIHRTNSSTYAGVSQQVESCSRQLGGTNGEFYQGTSMVLDGKKKPSVHVVPIGSSAELEDSNVEKTFDMDYASLRREFDRKSDVAEGLSFDLKLLQESTSQVKDMKDKADEISDALVSVQRELEKKNSAMESMLKQKKALEKELAENGAALLILRSELEHSESLSSELFKENNDLKVMLEEETMMISQTKTLLEDKSKIIEGLEHQILLLNSSDEGRLMSHIKEINDNLKVISIDKGNLEEEILKLTDKLEMAVALAEENEAASIEARQAAEISKVYAEEKVEEVRILERSVEELESTITVLEEEVCNLKEEVKSYQIYKQSEAEQAQEMFIVESTSKCDAKEQLCPGRCQLEKRLKAEIIAHQDARRKIECLTVEASCKDEEIRQYKEHIAELVLHSEAQSLLFQEKYQEMEHMISKQKFGLHESNSDSGHTKIEKPSGRTRGSGSPFRCISSIVQQMNSEKDQEISVARQRIEELEGLVSNKQKEICLLTSRLAAVDSMTHDIIRELLGVKLDMTNYANMLDQEELQKLLIASQQQIEQSKSKDVELYMLKEQFGHLIQERDSLLDDMDQRKADLLESQLLVEQLEQREQMLEAQNELLQMEKDNLQQRVMEMDEKIEMLAVSSQAIAEPTLQMGENHRSAGSSEFSRRLAQSDMLLSHARHEHSRIHAAKPSRTHHRGRHQ, translated from the exons ATGGCCGgccacggcgccggccgccgagcCTCCACCTCGAGGGCCCTCATGGCCCGCCGCGCCGACCCGGAGACCAACGAGAACGACGACCTCGCTGCGCCCTCACCCACCGCCGTGGCCGGTGCCGCGCTGCCGTTCATGCTGCCGCCGAGGTCGCCGCTGGCGGCCATCGCGGACCCGGGGAGGAACCCGCGGTCCGCGCCGGCCACGCCCAAGTCGCTGGCGGGCACGCCCCGGGCCTGCAGGGATCGGACCTCCTCCATCGGGACGTCGTCGAGGAGGGCCTTCGACCTCAGggatctcgccgccgccgaggtgcCCGTCGAGGTGCCGTACTTTGAGCTCGACGAGGACCCCGCGTTCTGGAAGGATCGCAACGTGCAG GTGTTGATACGGATAAGGCCCATCAGTGCGGCCGAGAGCACCGCGCACGGTCAGAGAAGATGCCTGGTACAGGATAGCTCAAAGACGCTGAGCTGGACAGGACACCCAGAGACAAtgttcacgtttgaccatgTTGCATGCGAGACAATATCACAG GAGAAATTGTTCAGGGTTGTTGGTTGTCCAATGGTGGAGAACTGCATGTCTGGATACAATGGCTGTTTGTTTGCCTATGGACAG ACAGGAAGTGGGAAAACATACACGATGATGGGCGAGCTTAGTAAGCTGGGCAATGAACTTAGCAAAGACTCTGGTTTGACACCTCGCATTTTCGAGTATCTTTTTGCTCGAATAAAAGAG GAAGAGGAGAGGCGAAGAGAGGACAAactgaaatatatatgcaaatgcTCCTTCCTGGAGATATATAATGAACAGATAACTGATCTACTTGAACCATCATCAACCAATCTTCAG ATCCGTGAAGATATAAAGAAAGGTGTATATGTTGAGAACCTAATGGAATGTTCTGTGTCATCTGTTAAAGATGTTATGATGTTATTGTTACAG GGGGTTGCAAATAGGAAAATGGCAGCGACAAATATGAATAGTGAGAGCAGCCGTTCACATAGTGTCTTCACTTGTGTCATTGAGAGTCACTGGGAAAGAGATTCAATGACACACCTCCGCTTTGGGAGGTTAAATTTGGTTGATCTTGCTGGTTCCGAGAG GCAGAAAAGTTCAGGTGCTGAAGGAGAACGCTTGAAAGAAGCTGCAAACATTAATAGATCATTGTCAACTCTTGG GCTTGTTATAATGACTCTGGTGGATGTTGCCAATGGGAAAAACCGACATGTGCCCTATAGAGATTCAAGGCTTACATTTCTCCTTCAG GATTCTCTAGGAGGGAATTCTAAAACAACAATTGTTGCCAACGTTAGCCCTTCTATTTG TTCCTCCAGTGAGACATTGAGTACCTTGAAGTTTGCACAACGTGCTAAGATGATCCAAAATAAT GCCAAAGTAAATGAAGATGCGTCAGGAGATATTATGGCATTACAAAGGCagatagaaaatttaaag GATCAATTAACTTGCTTGAAGAAGCAACAAAATGTCCCTGGATCACCTAGCTTTCAGCTTTTAAAATCAGGCTATGATAATGAATTCAATAGTTTGGGCGGAGTCGATGATCAGTCAGCCTGTGATTTGGATCTCCTAAAGCAAAAG GTTAGCCATCTGGAAGATGTTTTGGTTGGGAGtcttaggagagagaaatcaGCGGAGACTGAAATGAGGAAGCTGGAATGTGAAATAAAGCGTCTGAACCGTATG GTCAACCTGATGGAATCTGATGCACGGCAGTTGAGAATGACGGTTAAACTTCGTGATGAAAAAATAAGAAGATTGGATTTATTAGCCGAAAACCTGATATCATCTGATGGCTATCTGATGGATGAAAATGCTGCAATGTTCCAAGAGATTCAGTTACTGCAAGAGCAAATCAATGATAATTCTCAACTAGCTCAGTTTGCTTTGGAAAACAAGAGATTAATTGAGCAAGTTAGAAC ACTTGAGAAGTTCTGCAAGCAAGGGGAGCGAGAAATGTTGTTAACGGAGATATCTCTTTTGCGTAATCAT TTCCTACATATTCTTGAGCAGAAGTATGCAAGACCCCCTAAAAATATTGATGCTCAG GGTGATGTGATTATCAAGGAGCTGAACACCTGCAGGAAGGAATTGGACGCATGCTTAGAAAACAATGTTCTGCTAGCACG TGAAGTAAATAAGCTACGCTGTGAACTGAAGCAGTACCAGAACTGCAGTACAGATCAA GTTGCTTCTGATGTCAAGGAGAGCTCTGTGACACCAAGGACCAGTCATATGCAACAT GATCAAGCAGGATGGTGCAGTTCGTATTTGGATTCAATTGATGTTGAAAAGCAATTCATGGATGCTGGGACCAGTACTGATATTACTGAATCACTTGAACTTAATCCACCTTCAGAAATTTATAGTGAAAGCCAGGAATCTCCTTCTCATTTGCATTTCTCTGATTGGGAAAGATGTGATTTGAAGGATTCTACAAAAGTGCAAGAGCATGGTGGTGTATTGTCCCAAAGCTTCAGTTCAACCCATTGTCCTTCACATAATCTACTTGACAAGGGAATAGTTTTGAATGGACAATTGGAGAATAAATGTGGATCAGATTTTGTAGAAAGGGATGGAACGAGTCGAGTAAATGAAAATGCAGCTAAGGCGTGTGTGCATGATGAGACATCTTTGTATCATCAAAATGAGATATTGCGTTCAAGTGAACAGTTATTACAGGATGAATTGGCATATATTAAAAGCATAAATGGAGGTCTCAGAGAGAAGCTAGTTATTATGGCTGAAGAAAGTACCAAGCTTTCAGAGATCATTGTTGCCAAAGATGTAGAAATTACCACTTTGTCAGAGGAATGGGAGTCTGCAATTGTTGATCTGACAAGCTTCTTGACAGATGGTTGCAAATCTTTAGATGATGCATATCAGAATATAGATAATATGATTAGCTCATTTCCTCAAAACAATCATTCTGTCAGTGAACATGTGGAGAAAGCTATGAAAGTTAGCAtcaagaaggaaaaaataatttataggctTCAAAGTGAGCTGCAAGCTGCACAGAGAATGGGCAGGGAGGTGAAAGAAAAGTTGCACATTTTGAGAGGTGCTACTCTTGCTATCACTGAAGCTCAGCTATTTGATAGCGCTGAATCCCAGGAAGCACTAAAACCACTAGATTTAACCCATCAAAAAGATTGTGTAGTGCAAGAACAAAAATGCAAGATGAAACCAAAAAGTTGCTTATTTGCAGAAGAAGCAGAAGAGTTTTCTTGTCTTGCGTTTCACTTACCGGATAATGTGGGTACTGCAGAAGTAACTCAGTACAGAGATGGGTCAGTAGTCAATCAAGCTAACACACTCTGCCAG TCAAAGCTTGAAGATGTGTTGCATCTTGTTGAAGACAAATCAAATAAGGTTCTTGccttattttcaaattttgaggaAGCTCAAGAAACCATGGAAGAAGCTGAAACTATGCTGTCATCTTTGTTGAAGGCCAACGAGGAGCTAAAACTTGAAAAAGACAATTGCAGGCAAGCAGTGGAACTGTTGTTGGTTGAGAAAACTTCTTTGATCAATGATTTGCAGGAGCTTGAAACATCAAATTCATTTACCGCACTGAGGTATGACAAATTGCATGAACAAGTAAATGAATGTGTAGCAGAGATGACAAACCTTGCTACTATTATTAAAGAATCTTTTCATCAAATACAAAGAATTACTACAGTAGAACTCTTTGCGTTCTGCTCGGAAGTTATCAATTTTGGTCAGGACCTGAGGAAATGGGTATATGAATCAAGGTCTTATCTTATTAACATGGGAGCACTTCTAGAAGAACAAGGCAATTATCATACTGAGCAGATCCATCGCACTAATTCAAGTACTTATGCAGGAGTATCTCAACAAGTTGAGTCATGTTCACGTCAGTTGGGTGGTACAAATGGTGAATTTTATCAAGGAACATCTATGGTTTTAGATGGAAAGAAAAAGCCATCTGTGCATGTAGTTCCCATTGGCAGTAGTGCAGAACTGGAAGATAGCAATGTAGAAAAGACATTCGATATGGATTATGCATCACTAAGAAGAGAGTTTGACAGGAAAAGTGATGTTGCAGAAGGATTGTCTTTTGATCTTAAACTACTGCAAGAGTCTACCTCACAAGTGAAGGACATGAAAGACAAAGCTGATGAAATATCAGATGCCCTTGTCAGTGTTCAAAGAGaacttgaaaagaaaaattctgCAATGGAAAGCAtgctgaaacaaaaaaaagcgCTAGAGAAAGAGCTGGCTGAAAATGGTGCTGCACTCCTAATCTTAAGGTCTGAGTTAGAACATTCTGAAAGTTTGTCATCAGAGTTGTTCAAGGAGAACAACGATCTCAAAGTGATGTTGGAAGAGGAAACTATGATGATTAGTCAAACAAAAACACTGCTGGAAGACAAATCTAAGATTATAGAGGGATTGGAGCACCAAATACTTTTGCTTAATTCTTCTGATGAGGGACGCTTGATGTCACATATCaaagaaataaatgataacCTTAAAGTTATAAGTATTGACAAGGGAAATCTTGAAGAAGAAATACTCAAGTTAACTGACAAGCTCGAAATGGCTGTGGCTTTAGCTGAGGAGAATGAAGCTGCTTCTATTGAAGCTCGTCAA GCTGCAGAGATAAGTAAGGTATATGCTGAGGAGAAAGTGGAAGAGGTTAGGATTCTTGAACGTTCTGTTGAAGAACTTGAATCTACTATAACTGTTCTGGAGGAAGAA GTATGTAACCTTAAAGAAGAAGTGAAGagttatcaaatatataaacaatctGAAGCTGAACAAGCTCAAGAGATGTTCATTGTAGAAAGCACATCAAAATGTGATGCCAAGGAGCAATTGTGTCCAGGGAGATGCCAATTAGAAAA GAGGTTGAAAGCAGAGATTATTGCACATCAGGATGCTAGAAGAAAGATTGAATGTCTCACAGTGGAAGCCAGTTGTAAAGATGAGGAG ATAAGGCAATACAAAGAGCACATAGCTGAGCTGGTCCTTCATTCAGAAGCACAGTCTTTGCTTTTCCAGGAGAAG TATCAGGAAATGGAGCACATGATTTCTAAACAGAAGTTTGGTCTACATGAATCTAATTCTGATTCTGGCCATACCAAAATAGAAAAACCTTCAGGACGAACACGAGGATCCGGTTCACCTTTTCGATGCATATCTAGCATAGTTCAACAGATGAACTCTGAAAAGGATCAAGAAATTTCAGTGGCACGCCAGCGGATTGAAGAACTAGAAGGATTGGTTTCTAATAAACAGAAAGAG ATCTGCTTGCTAACATCGAGACTGGCTGCTGTGGATAGCATGACACATGATATTATAAGGGAACTACTTGGTGTCAAATTAGACATGACAAACTACGCT AACATGCTTGACCAGGAAGAGTTGCAGAAATTGTTAATAGCTTCCCAGCAACAAATTGAACAGTCAAAGTCAAAG GATGTGGAACTATATATGCTCAAAGAACAATTTGGTCATCTCATTCAAGAAAGGGACAG CTTGCTTGATGATATGGACCAAAGAAAGGCCGACTTGTTGGAGAGCCAACTGCTCGTGGAACAGCTTGAGCAACGGGAGCAAATGCTCGAAGCCCAGAACGAATTGTTGCAG ATGGAGAAAGATAACCTTCAACAGAGGGTCATGGAAATGGACGAAAAAATCGAAATGCTAGCAGTGTCAAGTCAAGCGATTGCAGAGCCAACGCTCCAGATG GGAGAAAATCATCGTTCGGCGGGCAGTAGTGAATTCAGCAGGAGATTGGCCCAATCGGATATGCTTCTCTCCCACGCGAGACATGAGCATTCACGAATCCATGCTGCAAAGCCCTCGAGGACGCATCATCGTGGTAGACATCAGTGA